In one window of Henckelia pumila isolate YLH828 chromosome 1, ASM3356847v2, whole genome shotgun sequence DNA:
- the LOC140891869 gene encoding uncharacterized protein produces MLTQFFYMNEYNDYAKNLKCLYVEFPEYFTWHSDSKEWEPHKKHEVIGRIFSCHPSDGENFYLKLLLMHIRKPTSFRDLRTINGKTFITFREAAQTLGLIEDDSTADMCIQEAASYLMPAALRQLFVTVLVYCNPKNPKQLWLKFENFQSQDFEQNKNLTPYVIRRKVLDILADYLYSMGKRLDDFFSVSDDMIISFHDILTKELQTERDIIITDEDLLAVEQLNKEQKFAYNRILYHVNNNLPNVFFVDGPGGTGKTFLYKALLATIRSAGHIALATATSGVAASLLPGGRTLHSRFKIPLDENDSKPCSISKQSTIAHLIRLAQLIIWDEATMAKRSIIEKFDEMLRDIMNSSTVLVVKLLFLVEIFVKHYQ; encoded by the coding sequence atgtTAACACAGTTTTTCTACATGAACGAATACAATGATTATGCTAAAAATCTGAAATGCTTGTATGTTGAATTTCCTGAATATTTTACTTGGCACAGTGATTCAAAAGAATGGGAACCACATAAAAAACATGAAGTAATAGGCCGGATTTTTAGTTGCCACCCATCAGACGGTGAAAATTTTTATCTAAAGTTGTTGCTAATGCACATTAGAAAACCAACTTCATTTAGAGACTTGAGAACAATCAATGGGAAAACTTTTATTACATTTAGAGAAGCTGCACAAACGTTAGGATTAATTGAAGATGATAGTACTGCTGATATGTGTATCCAAGAAGCTGCTTCTTATTTAATGCCTGCTGCTTTAAGACAATTATTTGTTACTGTTCTTGTTTATTGTAATCCGAAAAATCCCAAACAGTTGTggctaaaatttgaaaattttcaatcACAAGATTTTGAACAGAACAAAAATCTTACTCCTTATGTAATTAGACGCAAAGTTTTAGACATTCTTGCTGACTATCTTTATTCGATGGGAAAAAGATTGGATGACTTCTTCTCTGTAAGTGATGATATGATTATAAGTTTTCACGATATTTTGACAAAAGAGTTACAAACTGAACGAGACATAATTATAACTGATGAAGATCTTTTGGCTGTTGAGCAATTAAATAAAGAACAAAAATTTGCTTACAATCGAATATTATATCATGTTAACAATAATTTGCCAAATGTTTTCTTCGTGGATGGTCCTGGAGGTACTGGAAAAACGTTTTTATATAAAGCACTTCTTGCTACAATTCGCTCAGCTGGTCATATAGCGCTTGCTACAGCCACTTCAGGGGTGGCAGCATCTTTACTTCCAGGAGGACGCACTTTACATTCGAGATTTAAAATTCCTTTAGATGAAAATGATTCCAAACCTTGTAGCATCAGTAAACAAAGCACAATAGCTCATTTAATAAGGTTAGCACAATTAATTATTTGGGATGAAGCTACAATGGCTAAACGTAGTATTATTGAAAAGTTCGACGAAATGTTGAGAGACATAATGAATTCAAGTACAGTTTTGGTGGtaaaattattgtttttggtGGAGATTTTCGTCAAACATTACCAGTAA